cacacccaattttgggttgtgacataatACATATCACAAAGCCAAACGCTaaggaaaaataaataagaacatACCCTCCGtcattattgtacaagtgttgTAGAGAATCGTGTTTGTCTTGCCAAGAACTTTAACATGAAAGAAGAAGGAACTCTAAGAATCTTCTAGTCTATGCATATCAAAGTGTATGCCAGACTGATAGAGTCATAGGCGTATTTATTAGTAGGCTGAGGACTCTGAGACAAATAACTTCAACCCTAAGGGCTTCTCATAATTATTTCTTGCCATCAAAGAAATACCATATACGCATAACTTGAATTTATTACTTACTTGAGAGACAAGgtaatatttaattaccaaATATGTGGTCCACATTAAATTCTCCTAAAAAGGAGACGTAATTCTTACGGAAAAAACAGAAATTTGAAATACCATGTGAGATTTCGATCGTAACTCTTTTGGTCTTTATTAATCTAGACTTAATCTTTGTTCCcccatcaaattaaataagtagCCTTTCTTTGACAAGAAGGACATGAGCTTGATAAAGAAACAGGAACAAAATTTGATTTATACAATTGCATGCAGGACTATAGGTAGCCAAAACTTTTCCAACAGgacaaaaaaagaagtaaaatataTCAACTTAAAAGCTAAATTTCTAATCTAATTGAGTTTGTCTTCTACTGGCTAGTTCTACCTATTGTTGATTGTTAGATATAACATCTTCACGTTGGAGAGGTTCAATCCTTATTATAACTTCTTGTACCGGAGCTGATGAAATAATTGGAACAATTTTTTGGCGAGTCTCAATAAGGCAATTCCTACAAGTAGGGCAAGAAGAGTGAGAATTGAGCCATTTATCAATACAATTGACGTGGAATCCATGATTGCACTTAGGCAGAATCTTAATTTTCTCTCCGGTTCTAAATTCGGATAGGCAAATAACACACTCAGAATCGAGCCCCGGATGTTTCAATTCAGTAGAGAATGTTATAATTGGGAAGGTCTTGAGGGCTTTTTTCTTGATCCCTCTATTGGCTAATTTTGTTGAAGAAGGGTTGTTATTTGTATGGTTTACTAAGGATGAGTCTGCCAATATTAGGCACCTACAAGCacattttatgatgaaattcaAGACAAATGAACAAATCAAGGCACATATAAGTACGGCCAACACCATAATAACATTTGCATCAAATGTGTTAACTTTGTGACCAAGTGGTGAATGAGTAGCATCGTGGCTGATTCCAGTCGCCGTAGGCAGCGCCATGGTGGCCTCCGGGAGTAATCTTCTTGAGTAGTGTGAGTTCTCCATGAATTCTTGTTGAATTAATAGAGTGGAAGTTATAGTTGCCAAATAGAGCTTTTGGTTGAGACTTTGTATGTGTGTTTTCTTTGTTAATTTTGTTCAATGAATTGAGGACCAATTGCTTTATATAGGACTAATGTATAGGGTGAACAAGTGGAAAGTGTGATAAACTTTTGAGTCTTAATAACgggaaaatatatattatttattttgttaaagGAACATATAGATCTCAAAGTTCCAAACCATTGTTTCAATTAATTTACTTTACATCTAAGCACTATAGATATAAAGAGTTTGTGATAAAGAAAGTGGAGCCCCTCTAACTCTTTTGAAGTATCAACTTTTCCTCTTTTGAAAAGTGACATTATTGTTTGGACAAGGTTATTAAGCTCCCTTTCATTTTATGTGAATTAATCTTCTTTTTAATCCAATAAAAAGGAatgatttctttttaaatttggaAGCAGTTTAGTTTGAATTTTAATGTTTACCTTTAATGATAAACGTTTACAATCACATATATACTCattacaaatttcaaaaatgacatatttaaaattataagtttCAATAGTTTATAAATGttatgacatatttaaaattataaatttcaatAGTTTTTCTCTTTGTTCAGTCAAATAAATTCACATAGATTAAAACGAAGGGAGATCcacttttatttaaataaaagtttttttttgttgttgcaaAAATTATAAAACACACCTGAaaacttttctttaataatattttggttgaaaaatattaataagaatttcaacaaattttaaaataaaagattttttttttatcaattatcTGGATACTCCACTAAGCCCCTTTTAACAATAAGTTAATGGACTATCCACTCAAAAAAAGAGCCCGGCCATCTCCATTGTCGaataggctgccacatggttGTTGCTCTTTAGGAATAAAATGATTAATGAACCAAATCTCCAAACAAATCCTATTTGGGACCCAAATAATTCTCACTGGGATCTCTAAAGTCTAAACCCCAACAAGGGAGCATAATAACATGGCAAATTGCAAACTTTTGGTAATTAGTTTTCGTCCTATctattcatttttacttgtcatatttattttgatgcttactatattaatttttgactaatattttaagatatattttttcatcatattaatacGTGATGGATTACCACATATAGTATTTTTCGTATTATTTTCGAAtatctaaatttaaaatattaaattaatctaaTCCAATTGAAATCCAAAGACGAGTCAAACTGACTCTTATGAAGCaaaatgtca
This Solanum dulcamara chromosome 1, daSolDulc1.2, whole genome shotgun sequence DNA region includes the following protein-coding sequences:
- the LOC129886955 gene encoding RING-H2 finger protein ATL78-like is translated as MENSHYSRRLLPEATMALPTATGISHDATHSPLGHKVNTFDANVIMVLAVLICALICSFVLNFIIKCACRCLILADSSLVNHTNNNPSSTKLANRGIKKKALKTFPIITFSTELKHPGLDSECVICLSEFRTGEKIKILPKCNHGFHVNCIDKWLNSHSSCPTCRNCLIETRQKIVPIISSAPVQEVIIRIEPLQREDVISNNQQ